A genomic stretch from Pseudomonas sp. MUP55 includes:
- a CDS encoding ABC transporter permease subunit: MKRFRFSSFMLVVGLLFIYLPMLILVIYSFNESKLVTVWGGWSIKWYVGLLDNTQLMGSVARSLEIACYTAVAAVALGTLAAFVLTRISQFKGRTLFGGLVTAPLVMPEVITGLSLLLLFVAMAQMIGWPQERGIVTIWIAHTTFCAAYVAVVVSARLRELDLSIEEAAMDLGARPWKVFFLITIPMIAPSLAAGGMMSFALSLDDLVLASFVSGPGSTTLPMEVFSAVRLGVKPEINAVASLILLAVSLVTFLVWFFSRRAEEHRKKAIQQAIEEAAADGWQQPDKRRAPAPV; encoded by the coding sequence ATGAAGCGCTTCAGATTTTCAAGCTTCATGCTGGTGGTGGGGTTGCTGTTCATCTACCTGCCGATGCTGATTCTGGTGATCTACTCGTTCAACGAATCCAAACTGGTGACGGTGTGGGGCGGTTGGTCGATCAAGTGGTACGTGGGTCTGCTGGACAACACCCAGTTGATGGGCTCGGTGGCGCGTTCCCTGGAAATCGCCTGCTACACGGCGGTGGCCGCAGTAGCACTGGGTACGCTGGCGGCATTCGTGCTCACGCGCATCAGCCAGTTCAAGGGACGCACCCTGTTCGGCGGCCTGGTCACGGCGCCGTTGGTGATGCCGGAAGTGATCACCGGTCTGTCGCTGTTGCTGCTGTTCGTGGCCATGGCGCAGATGATCGGTTGGCCCCAGGAGCGTGGCATTGTCACCATCTGGATCGCCCATACCACCTTCTGCGCGGCGTACGTGGCGGTGGTGGTGTCGGCACGCTTGCGTGAGCTGGACCTGTCGATCGAAGAAGCGGCGATGGACCTGGGAGCGCGGCCGTGGAAGGTGTTCTTCCTGATCACCATCCCGATGATCGCGCCCTCCCTGGCGGCGGGCGGCATGATGTCCTTCGCGCTGTCGCTGGATGACCTGGTACTGGCCAGCTTCGTGTCCGGGCCGGGCTCGACCACCTTGCCGATGGAAGTGTTCTCCGCCGTGCGTCTTGGGGTTAAACCTGAGATCAACGCGGTGGCCAGCCTGATTCTGCTGGCGGTGTCCCTGGTGACCTTCCTGGTGTGGTTCTTCAGCCGTCGGGCCGAGGAGCATCGCAAGAAGGCCATTCAGCAAGCCATCGAAGAAGCCGCTGCCGATGGCTGGCAGCAGCCGGACAAGCGCCGGGCGCCTGCGCCGGTCTGA
- a CDS encoding penicillin acylase family protein, translated as MKRVLQALVVLVVLVALGAGWYVYSKQPTRQGTVTLAHLQGSVTVRYDDRGVPHIRAGNEADLYRALGYVHAQDRLFQMEIMRRLARGELAEVLGPKLLETDKLFRSLQIRERALSYVEHMDPESASSKALQAYLDGINQYQASHASPMEFDVLGIPRRPFTAEDSISVAGYMAYSFAAAFRTEPLLTYVRDQLGGDYLKVFDLDWQPKGALNLAAGDWKTLGALANLTEQALADNGLPQFEGSNAWAISGNRTQSGKPLLAGDPHIRFSVPSVWYEAQLSAPGFELYGYHNALVPVAFLGHNLDFGWSLTMFQNDDLDLIAEKVNPANPNQVWYHGQWVDMSSSEQQIQVKGQAPVTLTLRRSPHGPIVNDVLGENAGTTPIAMWWAFLDSENPILEGFYQLNRADSLAKARAAASRVSAPGLNIVWANAKGDIGWWAAAQLPIRPAGVNPAFILDGSTAQADKLGFYPFSANPQEENPARGYVVSANAQPASPTGMEIPGYYNLADRGQQLNAQLSDNSMKWNVNNSQALQLGTTTAFGPRLLAPLLPVLREVVTDPAQLKLVEQLANWKGDYPLDSTSATLFNQLLFNLADATFHPKLGDALFKTLLGTRVIDAALPRLAASPDSPWWNGTRAATVKLAWDNSLAHLKATFGDDPSQWQWGKAHTLTHGHPLGMQKPLDRLFNVGPFAAPGSHEVPNNQTAMIGPAPWPVTYGPSTRRLIDFADAAHALTINPVGQSGVPFDTHYSDQAQTYIEGGYEQAHFSEEEITANTRGTLKLLPAR; from the coding sequence ACGAGGCCGACCTGTACCGCGCCCTGGGCTATGTGCACGCCCAGGACCGGCTGTTCCAGATGGAGATCATGCGCCGCCTGGCCCGTGGCGAACTGGCCGAGGTGCTGGGGCCCAAGCTGCTGGAGACCGATAAGCTGTTTCGCAGCCTGCAGATCCGCGAGCGCGCCTTGAGCTACGTTGAGCACATGGACCCCGAGTCGGCCTCCTCGAAGGCCCTGCAAGCCTATCTGGACGGGATCAACCAGTATCAGGCCAGCCACGCCAGCCCGATGGAGTTCGACGTGCTGGGCATCCCCAGGCGCCCGTTCACCGCCGAGGACTCCATCAGCGTCGCCGGGTATATGGCCTACAGCTTTGCCGCGGCCTTTCGTACCGAACCCCTGCTGACTTACGTACGCGATCAGTTGGGCGGCGACTACCTCAAGGTCTTCGACCTCGACTGGCAACCCAAAGGCGCCCTCAACCTGGCGGCCGGCGACTGGAAGACCCTGGGCGCCCTCGCCAACCTGACTGAGCAAGCCCTGGCTGATAACGGCCTGCCGCAATTCGAAGGCAGCAATGCCTGGGCCATCAGCGGCAACCGCACCCAGAGCGGCAAGCCATTGCTGGCGGGCGACCCGCATATTCGCTTCTCGGTGCCGTCGGTGTGGTACGAAGCGCAGCTCTCGGCGCCTGGCTTTGAGTTGTATGGCTACCACAACGCGCTGGTGCCGGTGGCCTTCCTGGGGCACAACCTGGACTTCGGCTGGAGCCTGACCATGTTCCAGAACGACGACCTGGACCTGATCGCCGAGAAGGTCAACCCGGCCAACCCCAACCAAGTCTGGTATCACGGCCAGTGGGTCGACATGAGCAGCAGCGAGCAGCAGATTCAGGTCAAGGGGCAGGCCCCGGTCACCCTCACCCTGCGCCGCTCGCCCCACGGCCCGATCGTCAATGACGTACTCGGTGAAAACGCCGGCACCACGCCCATCGCCATGTGGTGGGCGTTCCTCGACAGCGAAAACCCGATCCTCGAAGGTTTCTACCAGCTCAACCGGGCCGATTCCCTGGCCAAGGCACGTGCTGCGGCGTCCAGGGTCTCGGCGCCGGGGCTGAACATCGTGTGGGCCAATGCCAAGGGTGATATCGGCTGGTGGGCGGCGGCGCAGTTGCCGATACGCCCGGCCGGCGTCAACCCGGCGTTCATCCTCGACGGCAGCACCGCCCAGGCCGACAAGCTGGGCTTTTACCCTTTCAGCGCCAACCCCCAGGAAGAAAACCCGGCGCGCGGCTACGTGGTATCGGCCAATGCGCAACCCGCCTCGCCCACCGGCATGGAGATCCCCGGTTATTACAACCTGGCCGACCGTGGCCAGCAGTTGAACGCGCAGTTGAGCGACAACAGCATGAAGTGGAACGTGAACAACAGCCAGGCCCTGCAACTGGGCACCACCACCGCCTTTGGCCCGCGCCTGCTGGCGCCGCTGTTGCCAGTGTTGCGTGAGGTGGTCACAGACCCGGCGCAGCTCAAGCTGGTGGAGCAATTGGCAAACTGGAAAGGCGACTACCCGCTGGACTCCACCAGCGCCACGCTGTTCAACCAGTTGCTGTTCAACCTCGCTGACGCGACCTTCCACCCGAAACTGGGCGACGCCCTGTTCAAGACCCTGCTCGGCACCCGCGTGATCGACGCAGCCCTGCCACGCCTGGCGGCCTCGCCGGATTCGCCGTGGTGGAACGGCACGCGAGCGGCCACCGTCAAGCTGGCCTGGGACAACAGCCTGGCGCATCTGAAAGCGACCTTCGGCGATGACCCGTCCCAATGGCAGTGGGGCAAAGCGCACACCCTGACCCACGGCCACCCGCTGGGCATGCAGAAGCCGCTGGACAGGCTATTCAACGTGGGGCCCTTCGCCGCACCGGGCAGCCACGAAGTGCCGAACAACCAGACCGCCATGATCGGCCCGGCTCCCTGGCCGGTGACCTATGGCCCCTCGACCCGTCGCCTGATCGACTTCGCCGACGCGGCGCACGCCCTGACCATCAACCCGGTGGGGCAAAGCGGCGTGCCGTTCGATACGCACTACAGTGACCAGGCGCAAACCTATATCGAAGGCGGCTACGAGCAGGCGCATTTCAGCGAAGAGGAAATCACGGCCAATACCCGTGGCACCTTGAAACTGTTGCCGGCCAGATAG
- a CDS encoding polyamine ABC transporter substrate-binding protein: MPISLFRKALLVGAGITLTVSVQAASTVHVYNWSDYIGPDTLANFEKATGIKPVYDVFDSNETLEGKLLAGRTGYDVVVPSNHFLGKQIKAGAFQKLDKSLLSNYANLDPALLKRLEKNDPGNAYAVPYLWGTNGIGYNVDKVKEVLGVDKIDSWAVLFEPENMKKLATCGVSFMDSADEMLPAVLNYMGLDPNSTNEADYKKAEEKLLKVRPYVTYFHSSKYISDLANGNICVAAGFSGDVFQAKARASEAGKGVNIAYAIPKEGGNLWFDVLAIPKDATNVKQAHAFINYLLQPEVIAQVSDYVGYANPNPGADKLMEQSIRTDAAVYPPQAVLDRTFVNFELPPKVQRLMTRSWTKVKTGK, translated from the coding sequence TTGCCAATTTCTTTATTTCGCAAAGCCTTGCTGGTAGGTGCAGGTATCACGCTGACTGTCAGCGTGCAGGCCGCATCCACCGTGCATGTTTATAACTGGTCGGACTACATCGGTCCCGACACCCTGGCCAACTTCGAAAAGGCCACCGGCATCAAGCCCGTGTATGACGTGTTCGATTCCAACGAAACCCTGGAAGGCAAGCTGCTCGCCGGGCGTACCGGCTACGACGTGGTAGTGCCGTCCAACCACTTTTTGGGCAAGCAGATCAAAGCCGGGGCGTTCCAGAAGCTGGATAAGTCGCTGCTGAGCAACTACGCCAACCTCGACCCGGCACTGCTCAAGCGCCTGGAGAAAAATGATCCGGGCAATGCCTACGCTGTGCCGTACCTGTGGGGCACCAATGGCATCGGTTACAACGTCGACAAAGTGAAAGAAGTGCTGGGCGTCGACAAGATCGACTCGTGGGCGGTGCTGTTCGAACCGGAAAACATGAAGAAGCTCGCCACCTGCGGTGTTTCGTTCATGGACTCGGCCGATGAAATGCTGCCGGCGGTGCTCAACTATATGGGCCTGGACCCTAACAGCACCAACGAGGCCGACTACAAGAAGGCCGAGGAAAAGCTGCTCAAGGTTCGCCCCTACGTGACCTACTTCCATTCCTCCAAGTACATCTCGGACCTGGCCAACGGCAATATCTGCGTGGCGGCCGGGTTCTCCGGTGATGTGTTCCAGGCCAAGGCCCGCGCAAGCGAGGCGGGCAAGGGCGTGAACATCGCCTACGCGATTCCCAAGGAAGGCGGCAACCTGTGGTTTGACGTGCTGGCGATCCCCAAGGACGCCACCAACGTCAAGCAGGCGCACGCCTTCATCAACTATTTGCTGCAACCTGAAGTGATCGCTCAGGTCAGTGATTACGTCGGTTATGCCAACCCTAACCCCGGGGCGGACAAACTGATGGAGCAATCGATACGCACCGACGCAGCGGTTTACCCACCGCAGGCGGTTCTCGATCGGACCTTCGTCAACTTCGAGCTACCCCCGAAGGTGCAACGTTTAATGACCCGTAGCTGGACCAAGGTCAAGACGGGCAAGTAA
- a CDS encoding GlxA family transcriptional regulator — protein MGKTVAILIFPGVQSLDVTGPMDVFCEANRFLAPEDHYQLEVIGFAHGSMACSNGLSLQAHTHYSQALHAYDLLLVAGGPQLPFEDFGPAFDDWLRAAAARAQRFGSICNGAFMLARAGLLDGKTVTTHWGDAADLARLCPSTRVEADRLYVQDGNLYTSGGVTAGIDLSLYLLAQDHGPEVALSVAKRLVVFTQRSGGQSQFSPFLTPHAETTSAVAQVQLYVLANLTGDLGIADLARAANMSARNFSRVFAREARVTPAEFVERARVDAARVMLESTHAPLKTVAYQCGFRDAQHMRSVFNRRLGVTPQQFRLNFAAPV, from the coding sequence ATGGGCAAAACCGTTGCGATCCTGATCTTCCCCGGCGTCCAGTCGCTGGACGTGACCGGGCCTATGGATGTGTTCTGCGAGGCGAACCGTTTCCTTGCGCCCGAAGACCACTATCAACTGGAGGTTATCGGCTTTGCTCACGGCAGCATGGCGTGCTCCAACGGTTTGTCGTTACAGGCTCACACGCATTACAGCCAGGCCCTGCATGCCTATGACCTGTTACTGGTCGCCGGCGGCCCGCAGTTGCCGTTCGAGGATTTCGGCCCGGCGTTCGATGACTGGCTGCGCGCCGCCGCCGCCCGGGCACAGCGCTTCGGCTCGATCTGCAATGGCGCCTTCATGCTGGCCCGCGCCGGTCTGCTCGACGGTAAAACCGTCACCACCCATTGGGGTGACGCCGCCGACCTGGCCCGGTTGTGCCCCTCGACCCGTGTCGAAGCCGACCGTCTGTATGTGCAGGACGGCAACCTCTACACCTCGGGCGGGGTCACGGCGGGGATCGACCTGTCGCTCTACCTGCTGGCCCAGGACCACGGCCCGGAAGTGGCGTTGAGCGTGGCCAAGCGCCTGGTGGTGTTCACCCAGCGCTCGGGCGGGCAGTCGCAGTTCAGCCCGTTTCTCACGCCCCATGCCGAAACCACCTCAGCGGTGGCGCAGGTGCAGTTGTATGTACTGGCGAACCTGACCGGGGACCTGGGCATTGCCGACCTGGCCAGGGCGGCGAACATGAGCGCGCGCAATTTTTCCCGGGTGTTTGCCCGTGAGGCGCGGGTTACGCCTGCTGAATTTGTAGAGAGGGCGCGGGTGGACGCGGCGCGGGTCATGCTCGAAAGCACGCACGCGCCGCTCAAGACGGTGGCCTACCAGTGCGGGTTTCGCGACGCTCAGCACATGCGCAGTGTGTTCAACCGTCGGCTGGGCGTGACGCCGCAGCAGTTCAGGCTCAATTTTGCAGCGCCCGTGTAG
- a CDS encoding polyamine ABC transporter substrate-binding protein has protein sequence MKNAGKTLLALSLMGAMAGAAQADDKVLHVYNWSDYIAPDTIANFEKESGIKVVYDVFDSNETLEAKLLAGKSGYDIVVPSNNFLAKQIKAGVYQELDTSKLPNYSNLNKSLLKAVSVSDPDNKHAFPYMWGSIGIGYNPEKVKAALGVDKIESWDVLLKPENIAKLKSCGVSFLDSPTEMLPIALHYLGLPTDTQKKADLKQAEDLFLKIRPSIGYFHSSKYISDLANGNICVAVGYSGDIQQAKSRAAEAGGKVKVAYDIPKEGAGSFFDMVAIPKDAENVEAAYTFMNYLLKPEVMASITNSVRFPNGNEKATALVDKDITSDPGIYPSAEVQAKLYAIADLPAATQREMTRSWTKIKSGK, from the coding sequence TTGAAGAACGCTGGCAAGACCCTCCTCGCCTTGTCCCTGATGGGCGCAATGGCGGGCGCGGCCCAGGCCGACGATAAAGTGCTGCACGTCTACAACTGGTCCGACTACATTGCACCGGACACCATCGCCAACTTTGAAAAAGAGTCGGGCATCAAAGTGGTGTACGACGTGTTCGACAGCAACGAAACCCTGGAAGCCAAGTTGCTGGCAGGCAAGTCCGGCTACGACATCGTCGTGCCGTCGAACAACTTTCTCGCCAAGCAGATCAAGGCCGGCGTCTACCAGGAGCTGGACACCTCCAAGCTGCCTAACTACAGCAACCTGAACAAATCCCTGCTTAAAGCCGTGTCGGTCAGCGACCCGGACAACAAGCACGCGTTCCCGTACATGTGGGGCTCGATTGGCATCGGCTACAACCCGGAGAAGGTCAAGGCCGCGCTGGGCGTGGACAAGATCGAGTCCTGGGACGTGCTGCTCAAGCCTGAAAACATCGCCAAACTCAAAAGCTGCGGCGTGAGCTTCCTCGACTCACCGACCGAAATGCTGCCGATCGCGCTGCATTACCTGGGCCTGCCGACCGACACCCAGAAGAAGGCCGACCTCAAGCAGGCCGAAGACCTGTTCCTGAAAATCCGTCCTTCGATTGGCTACTTCCACTCGTCCAAGTACATCTCTGACCTGGCCAACGGCAACATCTGCGTAGCCGTGGGTTACTCGGGTGACATCCAGCAGGCCAAGTCCCGCGCGGCTGAAGCCGGTGGCAAAGTCAAAGTGGCCTACGACATTCCGAAAGAAGGCGCAGGCAGCTTCTTCGACATGGTCGCCATTCCGAAAGACGCTGAAAACGTCGAGGCCGCCTACACCTTCATGAACTACCTGCTCAAGCCGGAAGTGATGGCATCGATCACCAACAGTGTGCGTTTCCCGAACGGCAACGAGAAAGCCACTGCGCTGGTCGACAAAGACATCACCAGCGACCCGGGCATCTACCCGTCGGCCGAAGTGCAGGCCAAGCTCTACGCGATTGCCGACTTGCCGGCGGCAACCCAGCGTGAAATGACGCGCAGCTGGACCAAGATCAAGTCCGGTAAATAA
- a CDS encoding ABC transporter permease subunit, with the protein MNMKKFKRRLDRIVPSGKQVVIGIPFLWLFLFFALPFFIVLKISFAEADVAIPPYTEIYTYVEQKLQVVLNLANYSLLAGDELYIAAYLGSLKMAFFSTLLCLVIGYPMAYAIATARKEMQTVLVLLIMMPTWTAILIRVYAWMGILSNNGLLNGFLMSMGLINEPLQILNTNIAVYIGVVYSYLPFMILPLYANLVKHDQSLLEAASDLGSSTFNSFWKITVPLSKNGIIAGCMLVFIPVVGEFVIPELLGGPETLMIGKVLWQEFFNNRDWPVASALAVVMLAILIVPIILFNRSQAKELEGKI; encoded by the coding sequence ATGAACATGAAGAAATTCAAGCGGCGCTTGGATCGCATCGTGCCCAGTGGCAAGCAGGTGGTCATCGGGATTCCCTTCCTGTGGCTGTTCCTGTTTTTCGCATTGCCGTTTTTCATCGTATTGAAAATCAGCTTTGCCGAAGCCGATGTGGCGATCCCGCCCTACACCGAGATCTACACCTACGTTGAGCAGAAGCTGCAAGTGGTGCTCAACCTGGCCAACTACAGCCTGCTGGCGGGCGATGAGCTCTACATCGCCGCGTACCTGGGCTCGCTGAAGATGGCCTTTTTCAGCACGCTGCTGTGCCTGGTGATCGGCTACCCGATGGCCTACGCCATCGCCACCGCGCGCAAGGAAATGCAGACGGTGCTGGTGCTGCTGATCATGATGCCGACCTGGACCGCGATCCTGATCCGCGTCTATGCGTGGATGGGCATCCTCAGCAACAACGGCTTGCTCAACGGCTTCCTGATGTCCATGGGGCTGATCAACGAACCGCTGCAGATCCTCAACACCAACATCGCGGTGTATATCGGCGTGGTCTATTCGTACCTGCCGTTCATGATCCTGCCGCTGTACGCCAACCTGGTGAAGCATGATCAGAGCCTGCTGGAAGCGGCATCGGACCTGGGTTCGAGCACCTTCAACAGCTTCTGGAAGATCACCGTGCCGCTGTCCAAGAACGGCATCATCGCCGGCTGCATGCTGGTGTTTATCCCGGTGGTGGGCGAGTTCGTGATTCCTGAACTGCTCGGCGGCCCGGAAACCCTGATGATCGGCAAGGTGCTGTGGCAGGAATTCTTCAACAACCGTGACTGGCCGGTGGCCTCTGCATTGGCCGTGGTGATGCTGGCGATCCTGATCGTGCCGATCATCCTGTTCAACCGCAGCCAAGCCAAAGAGTTGGAGGGCAAGATATGA
- a CDS encoding ABC transporter ATP-binding protein, with translation MAVASGAYKKALEGDQTPKKVLVKIDRVTKKFDETIAVDDVSLEIKKGEIFALLGGSGSGKSTLLRMLAGFERPTEGRIYLDGVDITDMPPYERPINMMFQSYALFPHMTVAQNIAFGLQQDKIPKAEVDARVAEMLKLVQMSQYAKRKPHQLSGGQRQRVALARSLAKRPKLLLLDEPMGALDKKLRSQMQLELVEIIERVGVTCVMVTHDQEEAMTMAERIAIMHLGWIAQIGSPIDIYETPTSRLVCEFIGNVNIFDTQVVDDAEGHAVLKCPDLDRDIYVGYGIATAVEDKSVTYAIRPEKLLVTTQMPTCEHNWSSGKVHDIAYLGGHSVFYVELPSGKLVQSFVANAERRGQRPTWGDQVYVWWEDDSGVVLRS, from the coding sequence ATGGCAGTTGCCTCCGGCGCCTATAAGAAAGCCCTCGAGGGCGACCAGACACCGAAGAAGGTGCTGGTCAAAATCGACCGGGTCACGAAGAAGTTCGACGAGACGATTGCGGTGGACGATGTGTCCCTGGAAATCAAGAAAGGCGAGATCTTCGCCTTGCTCGGCGGTTCGGGTTCGGGCAAGTCCACCCTGCTGCGCATGCTCGCAGGCTTCGAACGCCCGACTGAAGGTCGCATCTACCTCGATGGGGTGGACATCACCGACATGCCGCCCTATGAGCGGCCGATCAACATGATGTTTCAGTCCTACGCCTTGTTCCCGCACATGACCGTGGCGCAGAACATCGCCTTCGGCCTGCAGCAGGACAAGATTCCCAAGGCGGAAGTCGACGCCCGCGTGGCTGAGATGCTCAAGCTGGTGCAGATGAGCCAGTACGCCAAGCGCAAGCCGCACCAGCTGTCCGGTGGTCAGCGCCAGCGTGTGGCATTGGCCCGCTCCCTGGCCAAGCGTCCGAAACTGCTGCTGCTCGATGAACCGATGGGCGCCCTCGACAAGAAGCTGCGCTCGCAGATGCAGCTGGAGCTGGTGGAGATCATCGAACGTGTCGGCGTGACCTGTGTGATGGTGACCCACGACCAGGAAGAGGCCATGACCATGGCCGAGCGCATCGCGATCATGCACTTGGGCTGGATCGCCCAGATCGGCAGCCCGATCGACATCTACGAAACGCCTACCAGCCGCCTGGTGTGCGAGTTCATCGGCAACGTCAACATCTTCGACACCCAAGTGGTGGACGACGCCGAAGGCCACGCCGTGCTCAAGTGTCCGGACCTGGACCGCGATATCTACGTGGGCTACGGCATCGCGACCGCGGTGGAAGACAAGTCGGTGACCTACGCCATCCGCCCGGAAAAACTGCTGGTCACCACGCAAATGCCGACCTGCGAGCACAACTGGTCCAGCGGCAAGGTGCACGACATTGCCTACCTGGGCGGCCACTCGGTGTTCTACGTGGAGCTGCCGAGCGGCAAGCTGGTACAGTCCTTCGTGGCCAACGCCGAACGCCGTGGCCAGCGCCCAACCTGGGGTGACCAGGTGTACGTATGGTGGGAAGACGACAGCGGCGTGGTACTTCGCTCATGA
- a CDS encoding aspartate aminotransferase family protein encodes MSSNNPQTREWQALSNDHHLAPFSDFKQLKEKGPRIITKAHGVYLWDSEGNKILDGMAGLWCVAIGYGRDELADAAARQMKELPYYNLFFQTAHPPVLELAKVISDVAPAGMNHVFFTGSGSEGNDTMLRMVRHYWAIKGQPNKKTIISRKNGYHGSTVAGASLGGMTYMHEQGDLPIPGITHIAQPYWFGEGGDMSPEEFGVWAANQLEEKILELGVDNVGAFIAEPIQGAGGVIVPPDSYWPRIKEILAKYDILFVADEVICGFGRTGEWFGSDFYDLKPHMMTIAKGLTSGYVPMGGLIVHDDVVAVLNEGGDFNHGFTYSGHPVAAAVALENIRILREEKIVNRVHDETAPYLQKRLRELADHPLVGEVRGVGMLGAIELVQDKATRKRYEGKGAGMICRTFCFENGLIMRAVGDTMIISPPLVISQAEIDELVSKARQCLDLTLAALQG; translated from the coding sequence ATGTCCAGCAACAACCCGCAAACCCGTGAATGGCAAGCCTTGAGCAATGATCACCACCTGGCGCCGTTCAGCGATTTCAAGCAATTGAAAGAGAAAGGCCCAAGGATCATCACCAAAGCCCACGGCGTTTACCTGTGGGACAGCGAAGGCAACAAGATCCTCGACGGCATGGCTGGCCTTTGGTGCGTGGCGATCGGTTACGGTCGCGACGAACTGGCTGACGCCGCCGCCAGGCAGATGAAAGAACTGCCGTACTACAACCTGTTCTTCCAGACCGCTCACCCGCCGGTACTCGAACTGGCCAAAGTCATTTCCGACGTCGCACCCGCTGGCATGAACCATGTGTTCTTCACCGGTTCCGGCTCCGAAGGCAACGACACCATGTTGCGCATGGTCCGCCACTACTGGGCGATCAAAGGCCAGCCCAACAAGAAAACCATCATCAGCCGCAAGAATGGCTACCACGGCTCCACCGTGGCCGGCGCCAGCCTGGGCGGCATGACCTATATGCATGAGCAGGGCGATTTGCCGATTCCAGGCATCACCCACATCGCCCAGCCTTACTGGTTTGGCGAAGGCGGCGACATGAGCCCCGAAGAATTCGGTGTCTGGGCCGCCAACCAGCTGGAAGAGAAGATCCTGGAACTGGGCGTGGACAACGTCGGTGCCTTTATTGCCGAGCCGATCCAGGGCGCTGGCGGTGTGATCGTGCCGCCCGACAGCTACTGGCCGCGCATCAAGGAAATCCTCGCCAAGTACGACATCCTGTTTGTCGCCGACGAAGTGATCTGCGGTTTCGGCCGCACCGGCGAGTGGTTCGGCAGCGACTTCTACGACCTCAAACCACACATGATGACCATCGCCAAGGGCCTGACCTCGGGCTACGTGCCCATGGGCGGCCTGATCGTGCATGACGATGTGGTGGCTGTGCTCAACGAAGGCGGCGATTTCAACCACGGCTTCACCTACTCCGGGCACCCGGTGGCAGCAGCGGTGGCCCTGGAAAACATCCGCATCCTGCGCGAAGAAAAAATCGTTAACCGTGTACACGACGAAACGGCACCGTATTTGCAGAAACGTCTGCGGGAACTGGCGGACCATCCGCTGGTGGGCGAAGTACGCGGTGTGGGCATGCTCGGTGCGATCGAGCTGGTGCAGGACAAGGCCACGCGCAAGCGTTACGAAGGGAAGGGCGCCGGCATGATCTGCCGCACGTTCTGCTTCGAGAATGGCCTGATCATGCGCGCCGTGGGCGACACCATGATCATTTCACCGCCGCTGGTGATCAGCCAGGCAGAAATCGACGAACTGGTGTCCAAGGCCCGCCAGTGCCTGGACCTGACCTTGGCGGCATTGCAGGGCTAA